In Parabacteroides timonensis, the following proteins share a genomic window:
- a CDS encoding virulence RhuM family protein, translating to MEKQGEIILYQPDEAVRLEVRLEDETVWLTQAQIAELFQRDRTVITKHINNVFKEKELEEKSNVHFLHIANSDKPVKFFSLDVIISVGYRVKSVRGTQFRQWANKILKEYLLKGYSINQRLNDMEYRMNNKFFQIEKTIAEHDAKIDFFVRTSLPPVEGIFFDGQIFDAYKFATDLIKSAKCSLILIDNYVDESVLLMLSKRNSGVSATIYTHKINAQLQLDLNKHNDQYPPIKARTYKSTHDRFLIIDNTEVYHIGASLKDLGKKMFAFSKLELPAHTIIDVL from the coding sequence ATGGAGAAGCAAGGAGAAATCATACTATACCAACCGGATGAAGCTGTAAGGTTGGAAGTACGTTTAGAAGATGAAACCGTTTGGCTCACACAAGCGCAGATAGCAGAACTTTTTCAACGTGACAGAACCGTTATTACCAAACATATAAATAACGTTTTTAAGGAAAAGGAATTGGAAGAGAAAAGCAATGTGCATTTTTTGCACATTGCTAATTCCGATAAGCCTGTCAAGTTCTTTAGTCTAGACGTAATAATTTCAGTTGGATACAGAGTTAAAAGCGTAAGAGGTACGCAATTCAGGCAATGGGCAAATAAAATTTTAAAAGAATATTTATTGAAAGGCTATTCTATAAACCAACGGCTCAATGACATGGAATATAGAATGAACAATAAATTCTTCCAAATAGAGAAAACCATTGCTGAACATGATGCAAAGATAGACTTCTTTGTACGCACCTCATTGCCTCCGGTGGAAGGTATCTTCTTTGACGGTCAGATATTCGATGCGTATAAGTTTGCTACAGATTTAATAAAGTCTGCCAAATGCTCACTTATACTTATCGACAACTATGTAGATGAATCCGTGTTACTCATGTTGAGCAAACGAAACAGTGGAGTATCAGCTACTATTTATACACACAAAATAAACGCACAGCTCCAACTTGATTTAAACAAACACAACGACCAATATCCTCCCATTAAAGCTAGAACCTATAAAAGTACTCATGACCGCTTCTTAATCATTGATAATACGGAAGTATATCATATTGGGGCATCGCTAAAGGATTTGGGCAAGAAAATGTTTGCTTTCTCCAAACTGGAACTTCCTGCCCATACAATAATTGATGTATTATGA
- a CDS encoding recombinase family protein, whose protein sequence is MKIGYARVSTKEQHLDMQLEALKAAGCEKIFSEKMTGRQQNRPELDACLNFLREGDTLVVYKLDRLGRSLKNILTLLEDFKNKGIQFTSLQDNISTEGAIGQLMNSILGAFAQFERDLIYERTQEGRRIAKEKGVKFGRKTLINKNNIAKQKSCIQLYESGTPVREIQKILNIGSSGTVYRLLRRNGITLKSENKNTK, encoded by the coding sequence ATGAAAATAGGATATGCCCGTGTTTCCACCAAGGAACAACATCTGGATATGCAACTGGAAGCGTTGAAGGCTGCCGGATGCGAGAAGATCTTCTCTGAGAAAATGACCGGACGTCAACAAAACCGCCCGGAACTGGATGCCTGCCTGAACTTTCTCCGGGAAGGTGACACACTTGTCGTATATAAGCTGGACCGGCTTGGCCGTTCGCTGAAGAATATTCTTACGCTATTGGAAGATTTCAAGAATAAGGGCATCCAATTCACCTCACTGCAAGACAACATCAGTACGGAAGGCGCAATCGGCCAACTGATGAACAGCATTCTCGGTGCTTTCGCCCAATTTGAGCGTGACCTTATTTATGAGAGAACCCAAGAAGGCAGAAGAATCGCCAAGGAAAAAGGTGTCAAATTCGGCAGAAAGACACTTATCAACAAAAACAACATCGCCAAGCAGAAAAGCTGCATCCAGCTCTATGAATCCGGAACACCGGTAAGGGAGATACAGAAAATATTAAATATAGGCAGTAGCGGAACAGTGTATCGTCTGCTGCGAAGGAATGGTATTACACTAAAATCCGAGAACAAAAATACGAAATAA